Within the Fischerella sp. PCC 9605 genome, the region TAAACTCTTGAGGGTAGCGCGTCCAGTTATTGCCCTTTTTCCAACCGATTTTCACCCACAGATTGTCCCAATTTTTCCCCAAACCTAACCAAATTTCTCGCTGTACCGAAAAGCCAAATTTGCCTTCGGAGTGAACTAACCACAGCTTATTGATGGTTTGTAAATCGGTCACGGGGAAATTGTCTACTTCAGTAAAATATAGCCATTTGCGTTTAATTGCCTCAGTACCTGCAATTTCACACATTTTTTGCAGGGTGATGCGATCTGCTGCTTGGAAATCTTGAGTTGCAAGTAGCTGTTGCAAGGGGCTGTAATCAATGCCGCACTCTGATTGTAGAGGTACAACGCCTTGTGGAAAATGGGTTCGCAGAAATTCTTTAACTTGAGGCAAATCAGAGTTATGCAGAACTTGGTAAGCTTTGCCATCAACCCAAGTTGCTGGTTTGTCGCGACGTTGCAGCAAAAATTCCATCAGGATATCAAATCCGCCATTACCAAGGTTAGCCAGTTGTGGGATCGTTTGTTGTTGGACTTGAATAGACCCAGCGATTAACTGGCTGCGGAGGGATTCGATGTCAGAAGATGTGCCTGATACAATCATTGGGTCTGTCATGCCATTACTCAGAAAACGCGATCGGTGGACAAGCGATTAGCTATCAAATTTAGTAGATGGGTAAACACTGGTAGCGTAAAGTAGTTTACAGGAAATTGTCCTTCAAACATACTCATTCTATACTTTCACCCTCATTATTTGTATCAGTAGTTGTAGTAGCCAAAGACCTGATAAACTCTCGCAAAATATCAGTTTTGGTTCTACCTACAGCCTGACAGTGGGATTCTAACATTGCGAACTCCTGCTCAGTCACCCTGATAGTAATCTCTCTTTTATTCTTCATTGCTGTCATTTTGCTGTATATTCCCAGAGTACACTAATTGCCCGTGTAGGCGATAAGATAGCATCGAAGACTCTGCGACATAGTGAAGGGGAAAGACTCTGCCTCCTAACTTTATCAAAACTATGCACAGCAAAATCTGCTAGCCTTCCAAACAGGAAATTGTTGTTTGTTGATTGTTGATTGTTGTTTGTTGTTAACTGTTAACCACCAACTACCAACAACCAACCACAAACAAATAAGGCAGCTGATGTCGCTGCGTCACAATCAGGAGTGTGCGAATGTACGAAAAAATTACTCCCCCCTCAACCGGAGCAAAAATCACCTTCAAAAATGGTGAGCCAACTGTTCCTGACAATCCGATTATCCCCTTTATTCGCGGCGACGGTACTGGTGTCGATATCTGGCCTGCTGCTCAAAAAGTGTTTGATGCTGCTGTAGACGTAGCATATAAGGGCAAGCGGAAAATTAGCTGGTTCAAAATTTACGCTGGCGATGAGGCTTGTGAATTATACGGTACGTATCAGTATTTGCCCCAAGACACCCTGACAGCGATTCAAGAATATGGTGTTGCGATCAAAGGGCCGCTAACAACCCCGGTTGGTGGCGGTATTCGTTCCTTAAACGTTGCTTTGCGACAAATTTTTGAGCTGTATGCTTGCGTGCGCCCTTGTCGGTACTATGCTGGTACGCCTTCACCCCACAAAAACCCAGAAAAACTCGATGTTATTGTTTATCGGGAAAATACGGAAGATATTTATTTGGGGATCGAGTGGCGGCAAGGTAGTGAAATTGGCGATCGCTTAATTAAGTATCTCAACACAGAACTCATTCCCGCTACGCCAGAATACGGCAAAAAACAAATTCCCCTTGACTCTGGCATTGGCATTAAACCCATTAGCAAAACTGGTTCCCAGCGCTTGGTACGACGTGCCATCAAACACGCCCTCCAACTACCCAAACACAAGCAAATGGTGACTTTGGTGCATAAGGGCAATATTATGAAGTACACCGAAGGCGCTTTTCGTGATTGGGGTTACGAACTGGCAACCACTGA harbors:
- a CDS encoding GUN4 domain-containing protein, whose amino-acid sequence is MTDPMIVSGTSSDIESLRSQLIAGSIQVQQQTIPQLANLGNGGFDILMEFLLQRRDKPATWVDGKAYQVLHNSDLPQVKEFLRTHFPQGVVPLQSECGIDYSPLQQLLATQDFQAADRITLQKMCEIAGTEAIKRKWLYFTEVDNFPVTDLQTINKLWLVHSEGKFGFSVQREIWLGLGKNWDNLWVKIGWKKGNNWTRYPQEFTWDLSAPRGHLPLSNQLRGVRVIASLLSHPAWSVNSPS
- a CDS encoding NADP-dependent isocitrate dehydrogenase; its protein translation is MYEKITPPSTGAKITFKNGEPTVPDNPIIPFIRGDGTGVDIWPAAQKVFDAAVDVAYKGKRKISWFKIYAGDEACELYGTYQYLPQDTLTAIQEYGVAIKGPLTTPVGGGIRSLNVALRQIFELYACVRPCRYYAGTPSPHKNPEKLDVIVYRENTEDIYLGIEWRQGSEIGDRLIKYLNTELIPATPEYGKKQIPLDSGIGIKPISKTGSQRLVRRAIKHALQLPKHKQMVTLVHKGNIMKYTEGAFRDWGYELATTEFRQECVTERESWILSNKEKNPDLTPEENARMIDPGFDALTVEKKDQIVKEVETVLNSIWETHGHGKWKDKVMVNDRIADSIFQQIQTRPDEYSILATMNLNGDYLSDAAAAIVGGLGMGPGANIGDECAIFEATHGTAPKHAGLDRINPGSVILSGVMMLEYLGWQEAADLIKIGIGSAIANRQVTYDLARLMEPPVEPLKCSEFAEAIIKHFS